The Mucilaginibacter mallensis genome has a segment encoding these proteins:
- the ggt gene encoding gamma-glutamyltransferase — MTFNIFHKKTSQIALLLLTGFLPLGCVQGQLTNTSGHEYRNGMVVCAYPDASQAGLTILQKGGNAVDAAVAVQFALAVTLPEAGNIGGGGFMVYRGADGQTNTLDFREKAPAMASTNMYLDSAGNVIPDMSLYTHKASGVPGSVDGMVTAHKKYGKLSWAVLLQPAIDLATNGFKITKHLANDLNRNQAIFKKLNPGKIYLLKDTPWKEGDVLAQPDLAKTLELIRDKGRDGFYDGPVADALVAEMKKGDGLISKADLTNYHAVWRNAITGNYKGYKIITMPPPSSGGIALLQLLKSVEKYPIQKWGHNQDSTVQVMVEAERRVYADRSKYLGDPDFYKVPVDSLLNPVYLNARMKSLNWNAATPSTSIQPGAFVGYESDQTTHYSIVDRDGNAVSITTTLNDSFGSKIFVAGAGFLLNNEMDDFSSKPGVPNMFGLIGGKANSIQPGKRMLSSMTPTIIEKDGQLFMVVGTPGGATIMTSVFQTILNVIDFDQDMQQAVTSKRFHSQWLPDNVEIEAGALDTLTRQKLEKKGYKIIDYRPIGRVDAILKTKWGYYDGGADPRGDDTKLGW, encoded by the coding sequence ATGACCTTTAACATCTTCCATAAAAAAACTTCACAAATAGCCTTATTGCTGCTTACAGGATTTCTTCCTCTAGGTTGTGTACAAGGGCAATTAACAAACACCAGCGGGCACGAATACCGTAATGGTATGGTTGTTTGTGCCTATCCTGATGCATCGCAGGCGGGGCTTACCATATTACAAAAAGGCGGCAACGCTGTTGATGCCGCAGTAGCTGTACAATTCGCGCTGGCTGTAACTTTGCCTGAGGCCGGCAACATTGGTGGTGGCGGCTTTATGGTTTACCGTGGCGCTGATGGTCAAACCAACACGCTCGATTTCCGTGAAAAAGCACCCGCCATGGCCAGTACCAATATGTACCTTGATTCGGCAGGCAATGTAATACCTGATATGAGTCTTTACACCCACAAGGCATCAGGCGTGCCCGGCTCTGTTGATGGTATGGTAACCGCACATAAAAAATATGGCAAACTAAGCTGGGCGGTACTGCTGCAGCCAGCTATTGACCTGGCAACCAATGGCTTTAAAATAACCAAACATTTGGCCAACGATCTTAACCGCAACCAGGCCATATTTAAAAAGCTGAATCCGGGAAAGATATATTTGTTAAAGGATACACCATGGAAAGAAGGCGATGTATTAGCACAGCCTGACCTTGCCAAAACGCTGGAACTGATCCGCGATAAAGGTCGTGATGGATTTTATGACGGCCCGGTTGCTGACGCGCTGGTAGCTGAAATGAAAAAAGGTGATGGGCTGATCTCAAAAGCCGATCTTACCAATTATCACGCTGTATGGCGTAACGCTATTACAGGTAATTATAAGGGCTATAAAATAATCACCATGCCGCCGCCATCAAGCGGGGGGATTGCGTTGCTGCAATTATTAAAATCAGTTGAAAAATACCCTATCCAAAAATGGGGACATAACCAGGACTCAACCGTGCAGGTTATGGTTGAGGCCGAACGCCGCGTATATGCCGACCGCTCCAAATACCTGGGCGACCCCGATTTTTATAAAGTACCTGTCGATAGCCTGCTAAACCCGGTTTATTTGAATGCCCGCATGAAAAGCCTGAACTGGAACGCCGCTACACCAAGCACCAGCATACAGCCTGGCGCATTTGTAGGCTACGAAAGCGACCAAACCACGCATTACAGCATTGTTGACCGTGATGGTAATGCGGTATCAATAACCACTACTTTGAATGACTCCTTCGGCTCAAAAATATTTGTGGCCGGTGCAGGCTTTTTGCTGAATAATGAGATGGACGACTTTAGCTCGAAACCGGGTGTACCTAATATGTTCGGTCTGATTGGTGGCAAAGCTAACAGCATACAACCCGGCAAACGCATGCTATCGTCCATGACGCCTACCATTATTGAAAAAGATGGGCAATTATTCATGGTAGTAGGTACGCCGGGTGGTGCAACTATCATGACCTCGGTATTCCAAACCATATTGAATGTGATAGATTTTGACCAGGATATGCAGCAAGCGGTAACATCAAAACGTTTTCACTCGCAATGGCTGCCCGATAATGTAGAGATCGAAGCCGGAGCTTTAGATACGCTTACCAGGCAAAAACTGGAGAAAAAAGGATATAAAATAATTGATTACAGACCAATTGGCCGGGTTGATGCAATTTTAAAAACCAAATGGGGTTATTATGATGGCGGCGCCGACCCACGTGGTGATGATACTAAACTGGGATGGTAA
- a CDS encoding MarR family winged helix-turn-helix transcriptional regulator has protein sequence MKSQETIDYFLKIVWQTMANRYNQIVTEFGITQSIGYLLINIDENEGTTVSKAASLLGLKSTSLSRMLNQLEKTGLIYRELNPGDKRSVKIYLTPLGKEKRHMARAVVKQFNNYLNTHINDSDKQYLIEMLEKINQLTLNYKPVKP, from the coding sequence ATAAAGAGCCAGGAAACCATTGATTATTTTTTGAAAATAGTATGGCAAACTATGGCCAACAGGTATAACCAGATTGTAACCGAATTTGGCATTACACAATCTATAGGCTACCTGCTCATAAATATTGATGAAAATGAAGGCACTACGGTATCAAAAGCGGCATCATTACTGGGCCTTAAATCAACCAGCCTATCGCGTATGCTTAACCAGTTGGAGAAAACCGGCTTGATATACCGGGAGCTAAACCCGGGCGATAAACGTTCGGTAAAAATTTACTTAACCCCCCTTGGCAAAGAAAAAAGACACATGGCCCGTGCCGTAGTAAAACAATTCAATAACTACCTCAACACGCATATCAACGACAGTGATAAGCAGTATTTAATAGAAATGCTGGAAAAAATAAACCAGTTAACCCTCAATTACAAGCCTGTAAAGCCCTAA
- a CDS encoding FKBP-type peptidyl-prolyl cis-trans isomerase, which produces MACQKSTEFGSTQYKAQAAIDDAILTQYIKDNNLTDSAKKVNDTSGVYYIIEDPGSGNTLFTNSTQVTVGDTGRTIVKGQIGKGSLFYQTLQYHPTYPIGSVILGWQLGIPMGSTGGEVRLLIPSRYAYGPVAHPELNQYDLSKTGLPANSILDFRIRLYDVIN; this is translated from the coding sequence ATGGCATGTCAAAAATCAACAGAGTTTGGCAGCACACAATATAAGGCACAAGCTGCTATTGACGATGCAATATTGACCCAGTATATTAAAGACAACAATTTAACAGACAGCGCAAAAAAAGTGAATGATACTTCTGGTGTGTATTATATAATAGAGGATCCCGGATCGGGAAACACATTATTTACCAATTCAACACAAGTAACCGTTGGCGATACTGGCAGAACGATAGTTAAAGGGCAAATAGGTAAGGGATCGCTATTTTACCAAACCCTGCAGTATCACCCAACCTATCCAATAGGATCGGTAATATTGGGCTGGCAACTGGGGATTCCAATGGGGTCAACCGGCGGGGAAGTGCGTTTGCTGATACCATCACGCTATGCATACGGCCCTGTTGCTCACCCTGAATTAAACCAGTACGATTTATCAAAAACCGGGTTACCTGCTAACTCGATACTCGATTTCCGAATAAGACTTTATGATGTAATTAATTAA
- a CDS encoding FKBP-type peptidyl-prolyl cis-trans isomerase yields the protein MKQTLFTLLLLSTIGLVSCKKTGTQPNIKQYDETQIQNYISANGISGMVKDTVGQDSTGIYYKILTSPKTVTTIIGDTSKISFIFTLKSFDGKYSSTDTIQNHYDGYVGHITLDALPLGLRLAILNNLKYRGYSMRILIPSHLAYGISGYGSGSIENTSSRIAGNQCLDYYVHVINNVNAPIADNQATYDDQTIQQYMKHENFTDYIKTSTGLYYKIITPGTGAKIINQNSTVECTYTGMLLNNIQFDSANNGADSVSLEVPDLIKGMQEGLTHATTGTLISMIIPSGLAYAETATTGVPVNSCLRFEFKVVDVTP from the coding sequence ATGAAACAAACACTTTTTACGCTTTTATTACTTTCTACAATAGGGCTGGTATCCTGCAAAAAAACGGGAACACAACCCAACATTAAGCAATATGACGAAACTCAGATACAAAATTATATAAGCGCTAATGGCATATCAGGTATGGTAAAAGATACCGTAGGCCAGGATAGTACCGGTATATATTATAAAATACTTACCAGCCCTAAAACTGTTACTACAATTATAGGTGATACCAGCAAAATATCGTTTATATTCACACTAAAAAGCTTCGACGGAAAATATTCAAGTACTGATACTATACAAAATCATTACGATGGCTATGTAGGGCATATTACACTGGATGCTTTGCCACTTGGCCTCAGGCTGGCAATTCTTAATAATTTAAAATATCGCGGTTATAGCATGCGTATACTTATACCATCACATCTGGCTTATGGTATAAGTGGTTATGGCAGCGGTAGTATTGAAAATACATCGAGCAGAATTGCCGGCAACCAATGCCTTGATTACTATGTGCATGTTATTAACAATGTAAATGCACCTATTGCTGATAACCAGGCAACTTATGATGATCAGACAATTCAGCAGTACATGAAACACGAGAATTTTACTGATTACATAAAAACTTCTACAGGCTTGTATTATAAAATAATAACCCCGGGCACCGGCGCAAAAATCATCAACCAAAATTCAACGGTTGAATGTACCTATACAGGTATGTTGTTAAATAATATCCAGTTTGATTCAGCCAACAACGGTGCTGATAGTGTTTCGCTTGAAGTACCAGACCTTATAAAAGGTATGCAGGAAGGATTAACACATGCTACTACCGGCACACTGATATCAATGATAATACCTTCGGGGCTTGCTTATGCCGAAACAGCTACAACAGGCGTACCGGTAAACAGCTGTTTACGTTTTGAATTTAAGGTAGTAGATGTTACTCCATAA